In a genomic window of Sardina pilchardus chromosome 20, fSarPil1.1, whole genome shotgun sequence:
- the LOC134067791 gene encoding protein enabled homolog has protein sequence MDFIDEDSCDEDLTEFTSKFISATALERLHPSEAHRPLPTVSLPRLNVDLRAEILKAVRDAARAQEQSLQATIESMKRELEKTMKSRQEERQKKLAVLLEGRQTRVAQMEKWKEEKKAILHRRSGGHNEEEAECAVAVLKEAIVHLPRVIHSLDHSRSVEIEELNKREEEEDCSELEAWKEQRSHLATIIKEQNRETVARVAQLWKSTTEGESRMCKKTSAVTLVVPSQLPPLPAKLPPLPSPLPSKLPPLPSTLTAKLPPLPSKLPQLPAKLPPLNLPLRRALRTVAPLPPIQSKTKQEDLESISDHPTQVRPFQSRTKEDIESISDHSTQVSTIQSKTEQDGLILESISDHSTQVRD, from the exons ATG GACTTTATTGATGAAGATTCCTGTGATGAG GACCTGACTGAGTTCACGTCCAAGTTCATCTCTGCCACGGCTCTGGAACGCCTGCATCCATCAGAAGCTCACAGACCCCTTCCCACAGTTAGCCTACCAAGGCTTAATGTGGACCTCAGGGCTGAGATCCTGAAGGCTGTGCGGGACGCTGCAAGAGCTCAAGAGCAGTCTTTGCAGGCGACCATAGAGAGCAtgaagagagagctggagaagaCCATGAAGAGCAGACAGGAGGAAAGACAGAAGAAGTTAGCTGTCCTGCTCGAGGGTAGGCAGACGAGGGTCGCGCAAATGGAGAAatggaaagaggagaaaaaagccaTCCTCCATCGAAGAAGTGGCGGACACAATGAGGAAGAAGCAGAGTGTGCCGTTGCAGTGCTGAAGGAGGCAATTGTTCACTTGCCCAGGGTGATACACAGCCTGGATCACTCGAGATCAGTGGAGATTGAGGAGCTaaacaagagagaggaggaagaggactgtTCGGAGCTTGAAGCGTGGAAGGAACAACGTTCACACTTGGCCACCATCATCAAGgagcagaacagagagacagtggCCAGAGTCGCTCAGCTCTGGAAGTCAACGACGGAGGGAGAAAGCAGAATGTGCAAGAAAACC AGTGCTGTGACACTGGTTGTGCCATCCCAGCTCCCTCCACTGCCAGCCAAGCTCCCTCCTCTGCCATCTCCACTGCCATCCAAGCTACCTCCTCTGCCATCTACACTCACAGCCAAGCTACCTCCTCTGCCATCAAAGCTACCTCAACTGCCAGCCAAGCTCCCTCCTCTGAACCTACCCCTGCGGAGGGCACTCCGTACAGTTGCACCTCTGCCTCCCATCCAGTCCAAGACCAAACAAGAGGACCTGGAGAGCATTTCAGATCATCCCACACAGGTGAGACCTTTCCAGTCCAGGACCAAAGAGGACATAGAGAGCATTTCAGATCATTCCACTCAGGTAAGTACCATCCAGTCCAAGACTGAACAAGACGGCCTAATTCTAGAGAGTATTTCAGATCATTCCACACAGGTAAGAGATTAA